GTTGAAACAGCAATACCGCCGCCCGCTGATTCACCAGCGAACACGATAGACGTTGCAGAAATACCCTCCTCCAAGAGCGCGCGATAGGCGGCGAGCGCATCGTCTAGTGCCGCTGGAAACGGGTGTTCCGGAGCGAGGCGATAGTCGAGCGAAATAGACCGGATACTGGTCCTGCTGACGAGATTTCCGGTAAGGGGCATCGCGGTCTCGGGGGACCCTAATACATACGAGCCGCCGTGAAAGTAGAGGATGGTTCCGCTGTGGGTATCGTTGTTGGATTCAACGAGCACGGCGGGTCGCTCCCCGAGGGTTGTCGGCGTGGTGCGCACATCCGCAGGCACATTCATCGTCGCCGTCAGGGCCGCAAAAATCTCTCGCATCTCATCGACAGATTGTGGGTTAGACGGTCTCGGCCGCCGTAACATTGCATCCACTGCCTTTCGCTGTTCCAAAGTCACACTGTGTCCTCCTCATCGATTCATTTGTAACTGTGCAGTGGCTTGCTTCTCCCTGCAATTCGTAGTGTAGGTTAAAATAGTGACGAAACATGTCAGTATTCTGAGGTGACTGAATGGGTAAATCGAGGCGCCTTATCGAATTGATGATGGCAGTCAATCGAAAACGACAATTCACGGTCAAGGAGCTCGCTGAAGAATTTGGCGTGTCTACCCGGACCATGCTGAGGGATTTGCAGGAATTGAGTGGAATGGGCGTGCCGCTGTACTCACAGGTTGGCGCAGGAGGGGGATACCGGGTACTTACAGAGCGAAGCCTTCCGCCGATCTCGTTTACCGAGAACGAAGCACTCTCGATGTTCTTTGCAGGTCATGCGCTTAGACACTACAGTTCGCTGCCTTTCGAAGCATCGGCGGAATCTGCACTTCGGAAATTCTTCGCGCATTTACCAGATGACGTGAAAAATCGGATCGATGAAATGCGCAATCGAGTCGACTTCTATACACATCAACGACAGCAGCAGGCCCGGTACCTTGAAGTATTACTGCAAGCCTCGATTGATAGGCTGCCCGTTACCATCGAATACGGAATGTGGTCAAATCAAACTACACAGAGAACGATTCAACCCATTGGAATATACGCACATGAAGGATATTGGTTTTGCCCGGCATACTGCTATTTGCGAGAAGCATATCGACTATTCCGAGTGGATAGGATATGGTCAGCCATGCTTGCCGCTGTCGAAACCATCTCGACCCTGGTCGATGTTCGAGAAGTGAATTTATCAAACTTTGGACCGCATTTTCAAAGCGACTTTGAAAGTCTTGCCGTTAGTGTGAAACTATCGGCAAAGGGAATTGAATTAGTCGGGGATAAGAACTGGCCATTCCCTTGGGGGAACATCTGTGTTTCTGATGATGGGACAGGTGTTCTCGAAGGTCGTATGCTTACTTCGGAAGTCCCGTTTTTTGCTGAATATTTTTTCGCATTTGGGGCCGAGGCAATCGTACTGCAACCAGTGGAACTGAGAGAAGCCGTTAGAGAGAAGTTGGTCCGGACTCTCGAAGCGTACTATGTGGACGAGTACGATAGTCCAAACGTCTAGTCTTCAGAGCCTTGACGGTTACACAGTTGCGTTGCTGAGGTATTTAGCCGACAGTGGTGGTTACATTCACTTCATCCGCTGTTTTCATAGAGTCGTGCAGTCTTTGCGACAATTTCGCTTATCAAACTCACGGCCCACGCCGGCTCTGTAATCTGCACGTAATGCCCCATACTCAGTATTTGCGAGACCATCGTGTTGACCGATTCAAATGTCCAATCCATCAGATACCACCCTGAGGCATGATGTGGCACGGCAGAGTGTACGGTCTTGCGCGCACCTTCCCCAAGAAATTGGGGGAGTTTGTGCAGAAAGTCCGTATCGACGAGGAATCTAACCTCGACACATTCATTCAAGGATTGGTATTCGCGAACCGAGTTTTCCCAGAATTGATGCAGTACGAAGTCAGGCTGCCTTTCAAACAATGCTTCCATAACACTTACATCCAAAAATCTCGACAATCGATAACTCTTGAACCTGTTGTTATCATATGCGACTAGATACCACACACCGGCTTTGTAGACCATTCCATATGGCTGCAACACGTATTCGCGGGTCTTCCCACCGGCATCTTCATACACGGCATGAAGCGGCTGATTGTTCATGACTGCTGACTCAATGGAAGAAAAGAGGCCTATTGGCGTCTCATCAGAAAACCACCCGACCTGGTCAACCATAAATCGTTCACGGAGTAACAGTAAACGATTCTTCTGCCAATCCGGTACATTCCCAAGTATTTTCGTGACGGCGTCATCGACACTCCTCATCCGCAAATCTCGAAAAGCACTTCCAAGTTGGCGAAGTACCAAGGGATAAATATCCGTGCTCATGAGTCCAGTGATGTTCGCCTTGTAGCCAGAAGGAAGGGAATATCCGCCGTACTGTCCGGGTTCCGCAACAACCGGGATACCTGCCATGCACAACGACTCTATGTCCCGATATATGGTCCTGATTGAAACCCCGAGCTTTTCCGCCATTCGCTCAGCCGTCACCTTATCCTCTGTTTGCAACAAGCCAAGTTCCATCAAAAGCCTATCAGCCCTCATTATAATCCCCCCTGGGCCTTGTGAGATGAGACTATCATAGCACCCTGACAAGAGGTGTCAGGAATGGATGTTACGCTCGCATTACATGGCCGATTACGTAGCTGGTCACGTAGCTCATTATGTGGCTGATTTAAGTGCGCAGCACTGCGGCATCCTGCCTAGGGCCTTT
The Alicyclobacillus curvatus genome window above contains:
- a CDS encoding YafY family transcriptional regulator, with translation MGKSRRLIELMMAVNRKRQFTVKELAEEFGVSTRTMLRDLQELSGMGVPLYSQVGAGGGYRVLTERSLPPISFTENEALSMFFAGHALRHYSSLPFEASAESALRKFFAHLPDDVKNRIDEMRNRVDFYTHQRQQQARYLEVLLQASIDRLPVTIEYGMWSNQTTQRTIQPIGIYAHEGYWFCPAYCYLREAYRLFRVDRIWSAMLAAVETISTLVDVREVNLSNFGPHFQSDFESLAVSVKLSAKGIELVGDKNWPFPWGNICVSDDGTGVLEGRMLTSEVPFFAEYFFAFGAEAIVLQPVELREAVREKLVRTLEAYYVDEYDSPNV
- a CDS encoding WYL domain-containing protein, with translation MRADRLLMELGLLQTEDKVTAERMAEKLGVSIRTIYRDIESLCMAGIPVVAEPGQYGGYSLPSGYKANITGLMSTDIYPLVLRQLGSAFRDLRMRSVDDAVTKILGNVPDWQKNRLLLLRERFMVDQVGWFSDETPIGLFSSIESAVMNNQPLHAVYEDAGGKTREYVLQPYGMVYKAGVWYLVAYDNNRFKSYRLSRFLDVSVMEALFERQPDFVLHQFWENSVREYQSLNECVEVRFLVDTDFLHKLPQFLGEGARKTVHSAVPHHASGWYLMDWTFESVNTMVSQILSMGHYVQITEPAWAVSLISEIVAKTARLYENSG
- a CDS encoding alpha/beta hydrolase, translated to MTLEQRKAVDAMLRRPRPSNPQSVDEMREIFAALTATMNVPADVRTTPTTLGERPAVLVESNNDTHSGTILYFHGGSYVLGSPETAMPLTGNLVSRTSIRSISLDYRLAPEHPFPAALDDALAAYRALLEEGISATSIVFAGESAGGGIAVSTCLMAREAGLPMPAAVVAFSPGLDKTRSGASMDSKAGVDPFFTRESFTHTDAMYLAGQDPNHELVSPARFANLTGFPPLLLQVGGNEVLLDDSTQMADRAREAGVDVILDVTADVPHVFQAFVGMLDEAGGP